In the Stakelama saccharophila genome, CTCGACCAGCGTCAGCGCACCATCGTCAAGGTGGCGAGCGAGATCGTGAAGCAGCAGGAAGGCTTTTTCCTGAGGGGGGTCGCGCATCTCAGGCCGATGACGCTGAAACAGGTCGCCGACGCGATCGACATGCACGAATCGACCGTCAGCCGCGTGACCAGCAACAAATATCTGAGCTGCGCGCGCGGCCTGTTCGAGCTGAAATATTTCTTCACCTCGGCGATCCAGTCGGCCGATGGCGGCGAGGCGGTATCGGCCAACGCGGTAAAGAGCGCGCTGAAGGCGCTGATCGCGGCGGAGGATCCGAAGAAGATACTTTCGGACGACACGCTCGTGGATATGCTACGCGCGCAAGGTTTCGACATTGCGCGGCGCACGGTCGCCAAATATCGCGAGGCGATGGGTATCGGCAGCTCGGTGCAGCGGCGCCGACAAAAGGCATTGGAGGGTGTAGCTTGAGGATATTGATGCGCGTCGTCGCGGCAGTTGGTCTGGCGCTGTGTTCCGTGATTCCGGCAGCGGCGCAGGCCGGCAGGTCCGACGGCGACCTGCGCGTCATGAGCTTCAACGTGCGCTATGCGAACGAGAATGACGGCGCCAATTCGTGGAGCAAGCGGCGCGACGTCTTCGTCGACACCATCCGCAAGGCGCATCCCGACATTTTCGGCACGCAGGAATTGTTGCAGAAGCAGGGCGACTATATCGTCGATCACCTGCCGCAATATGGCTGGTTCGGCGTAGATCGCCGCGGCGCCCATGAAGACGAGCATATGGGGCTGTTCTACGATCGCGAGCGGCTGACGCTGGTCGATCTCGGAAATTTCTGGCTGTCCGACACGCCGGACGTGGTGGGCAGCAACAGTTGGGGCACGCCCCTTCCGCGCATGGTCACCTGGGGCCTGTTCGAGGACAAGGAGACGGGCAAGCGCTTCTATCTCTACAACACGCACTTTCCGTACAAGGCGGAGGACGAACCCGCGCGCGAAAAGGCGGCGGCCGTGATCGTGAAGCGTATCGCCGCGCTGCCCGCCGAGGTGCCGGTGATCGTCACCGGCGATTTCAACACGACGCCCGATTCGAGGGCGCACGCGACGCTGACCGGCGGTCTTGCGGACGTTCGCGAGGAGGTTTCCGATCCGGCCGGTTCGGCCGAAACCTTCCACAACTTCACCGGGAAGGCGGATCGCCGTATCGACTGGATACTGGAACGCGGCTTCACCCCTCTTCATTTCGCGACCGACACCTATCACCGCGACGGCCATTACCCGTCCGACCATTTCCCGGTGATCGCGGATCTGCGCTTCGACTGAAATCCGGGGACGCGGCGAGAAAAACCGCATCTTAACCATCACGGTGCAGGGTTCGGTCCGTCAAAGGGGACCGCACTTTCATGCCACGACGTATTCGCTCTCTCATCGCGACGCTCGACGACGAGGTCCGGGCCTATGCCGACAAGAGCGAGGCGATCGCGGGGCGGACGAACCTGCTCGCGTTGAATGCGTCGATCGAGGCGGCGCGGTCCGGCGAAGCGGGCAGGGGCTTTTCGGTCGTGGCGCAGGAGGTGAAGGCGCTTGCGGCCAGTGCGCTCGACCTGGCGGCGAAATTCCGCGGTCAGGTTCTCGGCAGCCTCGAGGCCGGCCGCGCGATCGCGGATGAACTGGTCGGCGACGTCGAAGGGGCGCGGTTGGAAGAACTGGCCCAGTCGATCATGAACTCGATATCGCGCTCGCTCTACGATCGCTCGATCGACGTGCGGATGCTTGGTTGCGACCAGGCGGTGGTCGACGGCGCCCTGCATGGTGCGAGCGATCGCAATGCCGAAGCGAAGGCATTGGACCGGCTGCGCGCATTGCTGAAATTCTCACCATATTTCCTCAACGCCTTCATCGTCGACGATACCGGAAATATTCCCGTCTGCGCGCATGCCAATGCGTCCGTGCGTACCGAAAATCTGCGCGGCGCGGACCAGTATGAACGCGCGATGGCAGCTCCGGCGGGCGAGGACTGGTTCACCGATGCGGTGTGGGAAAATCCCTGGTCGAACGGCCGCAAGGTCCTGATCTTCGTGGCGCCCATCCGGCACGAGGGGCGGGCCATCGGCGTCGCCTATCTGGAATATGATTTCGAAGGTCAGGTCGCCCAGATCATGAATGTCATGAGACAGGCGGCGGGGAATTCCGTGATCTCTATCGTCGATGACGATGCCCGGGTGATGGCGACGACGGGTTCCTACGCCTTCGGTCATCATCTGGCGGCGGCCCGGGCCGGCAGCGGCGCGGGTGCGAGTGGTGACGGCACGATCACGGCCATTTCGTCGGCCAGCCGTTATTATGATTTCGACGGTCTCAATCTGCGCTGCGTGATCGAGCACCAGGTGCCGAGCGACGAGGAGATCGCACAGGCCCTGCGAAAGGCGCTGCCCGAACGCGGCTAGACGCATCGTCCTACAGCCATTTCAGCTTGCCGAAGGTCAAGGGCTGCAGGCCGCGTGAAGCTATCGGCGGCACCGCGCCCGATCAATCGTCCTCGTCCTCGAAGCCGACGAGATCGAGCGCGCGCGCCTTGATCTGGTGCGTCGCGCACCAATGGACCAACGCGTCCTCGCGTCCGTGCGTCACCCATATTTCGCGCGGCGCCAGTTCGCGGATCGTCCCGGTCAGTTCGTCCCAGTCAGCATGGTCGGACAGGATGATCGGCAGCTCGACATTGCGCTGGCGCGCCCGCTGTCGCACCCGCATCCAGCCCGATGCCATCGCCGTGACGGGATCAGGCAGGCGGCGCGACCACCGATCGTTGAGCGCGCCCGGCGGACAGAGCACGATATGGCCCTTCATTGCGGACCGGTCGCTTTCGGTCGCCGGCCGCAATTCGCCGAGATCGACGCCGTGTTCGACGTAAAGGTCGCACAGGCGCTGCAACGCGCCGTGAATATAGATCGGATCGGCATGGCCGAGATCGCGCAGTTCGCGGATGACCCGCTGCGCCTTGCCCAACGCATAGGCGCCGACCAGCACGCAGCGATCCGGATTGGCGTGCAGCGCGGACAACAGCTTGTCTATTTCGTCATGCGTATCGGGATGTCGGAACACGGGCAGGCCGAAGGTCGCCTCGGTGATGAAGACGTCGCATTTCACGGGTTCGAAGCGCGCGCAGGTGGGATCGGGGCGGCGCTTATAATCGCCCGAGGCGACCACGCGCTCGCCGTCGTGGTCGAGCACGACCTGCGCCGAACCCAGCACATGGCCGGCCGGCACGAACGTGGCATCGACGCTGCCGAAGGCGACGGTTTCGCCATATGCAACCGGCCTGCCGTTCTGCGGGCCGTAGCGGGCCTCCATGATCGCGATCGTCTCCGGCGTCGCCCACACCTCGCTATGGCCGCCGCGGGCATGGTCGGCATGGCCGTGGGTCACGAGCGCGCGGGCCTTCGGCGCGGAAGGGTCGATCCACAGGTCGGCGGCCGGCACGTAAATGCCTTCGGGGCGGGGTTCGATCCAGGTTCCAAGCGTCATGGCCGCATCATATGGGCGGCGCGGCGGCGCCGTGCCACTCGGATCGGATCGAAAGCCGCGCCACTGTGTTGATTCGACCATGAACGGCATCTGAGCCGCATGGGAGAATATGATGATCGATCTCGGAAGCCTGTGGGGCGTACTGACGGTGATCGGGCCGATCCTGTTGGCCGCGGTCATCATCTGGGTGCTGCTTCACAACCGCACGTCGCACCGCGAGGATATAGAGACCGAGGCGGCGACGCACCGGATGTATGACGAGCAGGATCGCGAGGACAAGGTGAACGAAAAGCTCTAAGCCCGTCGGGTGGAGGCATCCGACGATCTTTCCGACCGCCTGCCGCCGGAACTGCGCACCTGGTTCGCCGGGCGGGGCTGGGCCCCGCGGCGCCACCAGCGCGAAATGTTGGCGGCGGCGAAGGCCGGCCGGCACGCGCTGCTGGTCGCGCCGACCGGCGCCGGCAAGACGCTGGCGGGCTTTCTTCCCGCGCTCGCGGATCTGATCCGGCGTCCGGCCGACGGATTGCACACGCTCTACGTATCGCCGCTCAAGGCGCTCGCGGTCGACGTTCAGCGCAATCTGATGGCGCCGATCGCGGAGATGGGCCTCGATCTGCGGGTGGAGACGCGCAGCGGCGACACGCCGTCGGACCGCAAGGCACGGCAGCGCAGGCGCCCGCCGCATATCCTTTTGACCACGCCCGAATCGCTCAGCCTCCTCCTCAGCTATCCGGACAGTTTCGCGCTTTTTGCCGGTCTGCGCACGGTGGTGGTGGACGAGGTCCATGCCTTCGCCACGCAGAAACGCGGCGACCTGCTTGCGCTTGCGCTCGCCCGGTTGCAGCGCATCGCGCCGGGGATGCGCCGGGTCGCCTTGTCGGCGACGGTTGCCGATCCCGACGCCTATCGCGCCTGGCTGGCGCCCGCCGGCGACATCGACACCGTCGAGATGGTGCAGGGCGAACCCGGCGCCGATCCGGAGGTCGCGATATTGCTGCCGGAGGGACGCGTGCCGTGGTCCGGCCATTCGGGCCGCTACGCCGCGCCGCAGGTCATGGCGGAGATCGAGGCCCATCGCACCACGATCGTGTTCTGCAACACGCGCAGCCTGGCCGAACTGATCTTCCAGGATCTCTGGAAGGTGAACGCGTCGGGCCTGCCCATCGGCGTTCATCACGGCAGCTTGTCGCGCGAGGCGCGGCGCAAGGTGGAGGCGGCGATGGCGTCCGGACGGCTGCGCGCGCTGGTGGCGACGGCAAGCCTGGACCTCGGCGTCGACTGGGGCGATGTCGACTGCGTCATTCAGATGGGTGCGCCCAAGGGATCGTCCCGGCTGCTGCAGCGGATCGGGCGGGCGAACCACCGGCTCGACGAGCCGTCGGAGGCGGTGCTTGTGCCCGGCAACCGCTTCGAATATCTCGAAGCGCGCGCGGCGCTCGACGCGGTGCGCGAGGGCGAGCTGGACGCCGACCCGTTTCGCGCCGGCGCGCTGGACGTGTTGGCGCAACATCTGATGGCCTGCGCCTGCGCGGCGCCGTTCGGTGCGGCGGCCATGCTCGACGAGGTTCGCGGCGCCATGCCTTATTCGGCGCTGACCGAGCAGACCTTCGATCGCGTCCTGCACTTCATCGCCGACGGCGGCTATGCGCTGAAGGCCTATGACCGTTTCAAGCGCCTGACCAACGAACGGGGGCGGTGGCGCGTCAGCCATCCGCGCTTCGTCACGCAGCACCGCATGAATGCGGGCATCATCGTCGACGCGCCGGTTCTGGAGGTGCGCTTCCGCAACGGCCGCAAGCTCGGCACGGTGGAGGAGAATTTCGCCGCCGCGCTGACGCCGGGCGACACCTTCTTCTTCGCCGGCATGAGCCTGGAGGTGGAGCGGATCGACGTCGCCGACCTGGTCGTGCGCGCCACCAGCCGGTCCGCGCGCATCCCGAGCTATATGGGCGCGCGCATGCCGCTTTCCACCAATCTGGCGCGGCGGGTGCGCGGCTTCCTGCACGACCGGGAGCAATGGCCGCGATTTCCCGATGACGTGCGCGAATGGCTGGAGATACAGCAGCAGCGCTCGACCCTGCCGCGCCCCGGCGACCTTCTGGTCGAAACGTTCCCGCGCGAGGGCCGGCACTATATGGTGGCGTACAGTTTCGAGGGCTGGAACGCGCACCAGTCGCTGGGCATGCTGATCACGCGCCGGATGGAGGCGCAGGGCCTGAACCCCATCGGCTTCGTCGCCAATGACTACGCGCTGGCCTGCTACGGCATGGATCCGGTTCTCGATCCTGCCTCGCTGTTTTCGGCGGACATCCTGGAGCATGAATTCGTCGAATGGGTACAGGGCTCCGCGCTCCTGAAACGCGCCTTCCGGGAGGTCGCGGTCATCGGCGGGCTGGTGGAGCGACAGCATCCGGGCAAGCGGAAGTCGGGCAAGCAGGTCACCTTTTCGACCGACCTGATCTACGACGTGCTGCGCCGGTACGAACCGGATCACCTGCTGCTGCAGGCCGCCTGGAACGACGCGCGGGCGCGCATGACCGATGTGGGCCGCCTCGCGGACCTGCTCGATCGCGCCGCAGCGACGATGGTGCATCGCCCGCTCGACCGTGTCAGCCCGCTGGCGGTGCCGGTTCTGGTCCTGATCGGCCGCGAACAGGTCGCGCAGGGATCGGCCGAGGATGCCCTGCTGGCGGAGGCGGAATTGCTGGCGGCGGAGGCGATGGCCGACGCGTAACGGCGCAATGCCGTTTTGCCGTAGTGGCGCTGCGCGCAATATCGTGATAGAGATCGCGGGTGTTTCGAGGTCTGTTCGCTCTCGTCGGCGCAGGCCTGTCGACGATGGCTGTTCCGGCCGTCGCTCAGGAAAAGCCTGACGCCTCCGCTCTGGCCGGCAGCGCTGTGCATGATGCGAACGTGGTGCAGCAGCCCCCGTCCGATGTCGTCGCCGCCATTCTCGCTTTCGCATCGCGCGAGAAGCGCATGACCGTTCCGGTCCGGATCGATGGCGAGGGACCCTATCCCTTCGTCATCGACACCGGCGCGGAGCGCACCGTCATCGCCAGCGAACTGGCGGATAGTCTCGGCCTGAGCGCCGGGCCGGTCGTGACCGTGGCGGCGCTGAGCGGGCGCGAGTCGGTGGGCACCTTCCTGCTGCCCAGCATATCGGTCGACAGCTTTCCCAGGACGCACGGCGTTGCCGCGCCCGGCTTCGGGTTCGCGGACCTGGGCGCGCACGGGCTTCTCGGGCTCGATTTTCTGGCCGGGCACGCCGTACGGATCGACTTTGACCGTAGCGAAATGTCCGTGCGGCCGTCGCGCGGCAAGCGGCATCACTTCAGCCGGCGCAACGACGAGATCGTCGTGCGGGCGAAGCGGGAACACGGCGCGCTGGTGTTGACCGACGCGCATTACGGGCATCGGCGTATCCGGGTGCTGATCGATACCGGCACCGCCGTGACCATCGGCAATGCGGCGATGCGCGACCTCGTAACCCGGCGTTCGGACCTGTCCGATCCGATTACGATCACCAGTGTCACCGGTCGATCCGTAACCTCCCGCTATGCCAGGGTGGACGGGATCAGTATCGGATCGGTCGGATTTTCGGAAATGCCGATCGCCTTCGTCGAAGCGGCGCCGTTCGACCTGCTCGTCTATCACGACGAGCCGGCCCTGATCCTCGGCATGGAGGTGCTCCGCGCCTTTCGCTATGTCGAGATCGACTTCGCCGCGAGCGAGATCCGCTTCGGCATTCCGCGCGCCAATCGTTACCGGTTCGGCTGAACCGCGGCGCGGACCCGATTGACGGCGCATTCCGGGACGACGATAGAAACGCCATGGTTCCCTTTTCGTTCGCCGGTATATCCCTTGCCGCCAGCAGCGACGGCCTGCTCTTCTGGCCGGCGCGGCGGGCATTGCTGGTGGCCGACCTGCATTTCGAGAAGGCGAGCTGGTATGCCGTTGCCGGACAGATGCTGCCGCCCTATGATTCGCTGGCGACGGTCACGGCGCTCGCCGATGCGGTGTCGCGTCTGGACCCTGCGGAAATCTGGTGCCTGGGTGACAGCTTTCACGACAATGCGGGCGTTGCCCGGCTGTCGCCGACGGTTCGCGATATGCTTGCCGGCATGATGGCGGGCCGACGCTGGACCTGGATCGTCGGCAATCACGATGCCCTGCTTGCCGACGCCATGGGCGGCGAGGTTCGCGATGAAGTCGGGATCGAGGGCCTGATCCTGCGGCATGAGGCGAATCCGGCCGAGTCGCGGCCGGAGATTTCGGGGCATTTCCATCCCAAGTTGCGCATGACGATTCGCGGCCGATCGGTGGCGCGCCGCTGTTTTCTCGCAAGCGAACGAAAGCTTATCCTGCCCGCCTTCGGAGCGTTGACCGGCGGACTGGACGTGCGCCACCCGGAGATCGGCCGCGCGCTCGGCGGCAGCGCGGAAGCATTGGTCGCGGTGCGGAATCGAATGCTGCGTTTCCCGGTCGCCGCCTGAGAACGCTTCGGCACCGATTCTACCTTCCGCAATGGACCGGCCCGG is a window encoding:
- the pdeM gene encoding ligase-associated DNA damage response endonuclease PdeM, with translation MVPFSFAGISLAASSDGLLFWPARRALLVADLHFEKASWYAVAGQMLPPYDSLATVTALADAVSRLDPAEIWCLGDSFHDNAGVARLSPTVRDMLAGMMAGRRWTWIVGNHDALLADAMGGEVRDEVGIEGLILRHEANPAESRPEISGHFHPKLRMTIRGRSVARRCFLASERKLILPAFGALTGGLDVRHPEIGRALGGSAEALVAVRNRMLRFPVAA
- a CDS encoding endonuclease/exonuclease/phosphatase family protein yields the protein MRILMRVVAAVGLALCSVIPAAAQAGRSDGDLRVMSFNVRYANENDGANSWSKRRDVFVDTIRKAHPDIFGTQELLQKQGDYIVDHLPQYGWFGVDRRGAHEDEHMGLFYDRERLTLVDLGNFWLSDTPDVVGSNSWGTPLPRMVTWGLFEDKETGKRFYLYNTHFPYKAEDEPAREKAAAVIVKRIAALPAEVPVIVTGDFNTTPDSRAHATLTGGLADVREEVSDPAGSAETFHNFTGKADRRIDWILERGFTPLHFATDTYHRDGHYPSDHFPVIADLRFD
- a CDS encoding cache domain-containing protein encodes the protein MPRRIRSLIATLDDEVRAYADKSEAIAGRTNLLALNASIEAARSGEAGRGFSVVAQEVKALAASALDLAAKFRGQVLGSLEAGRAIADELVGDVEGARLEELAQSIMNSISRSLYDRSIDVRMLGCDQAVVDGALHGASDRNAEAKALDRLRALLKFSPYFLNAFIVDDTGNIPVCAHANASVRTENLRGADQYERAMAAPAGEDWFTDAVWENPWSNGRKVLIFVAPIRHEGRAIGVAYLEYDFEGQVAQIMNVMRQAAGNSVISIVDDDARVMATTGSYAFGHHLAAARAGSGAGASGDGTITAISSASRYYDFDGLNLRCVIEHQVPSDEEIAQALRKALPERG
- a CDS encoding aspartyl protease family protein, with protein sequence MAVPAVAQEKPDASALAGSAVHDANVVQQPPSDVVAAILAFASREKRMTVPVRIDGEGPYPFVIDTGAERTVIASELADSLGLSAGPVVTVAALSGRESVGTFLLPSISVDSFPRTHGVAAPGFGFADLGAHGLLGLDFLAGHAVRIDFDRSEMSVRPSRGKRHHFSRRNDEIVVRAKREHGALVLTDAHYGHRRIRVLIDTGTAVTIGNAAMRDLVTRRSDLSDPITITSVTGRSVTSRYARVDGISIGSVGFSEMPIAFVEAAPFDLLVYHDEPALILGMEVLRAFRYVEIDFAASEIRFGIPRANRYRFG
- a CDS encoding ligase-associated DNA damage response DEXH box helicase; the protein is MLAAAKAGRHALLVAPTGAGKTLAGFLPALADLIRRPADGLHTLYVSPLKALAVDVQRNLMAPIAEMGLDLRVETRSGDTPSDRKARQRRRPPHILLTTPESLSLLLSYPDSFALFAGLRTVVVDEVHAFATQKRGDLLALALARLQRIAPGMRRVALSATVADPDAYRAWLAPAGDIDTVEMVQGEPGADPEVAILLPEGRVPWSGHSGRYAAPQVMAEIEAHRTTIVFCNTRSLAELIFQDLWKVNASGLPIGVHHGSLSREARRKVEAAMASGRLRALVATASLDLGVDWGDVDCVIQMGAPKGSSRLLQRIGRANHRLDEPSEAVLVPGNRFEYLEARAALDAVREGELDADPFRAGALDVLAQHLMACACAAPFGAAAMLDEVRGAMPYSALTEQTFDRVLHFIADGGYALKAYDRFKRLTNERGRWRVSHPRFVTQHRMNAGIIVDAPVLEVRFRNGRKLGTVEENFAAALTPGDTFFFAGMSLEVERIDVADLVVRATSRSARIPSYMGARMPLSTNLARRVRGFLHDREQWPRFPDDVREWLEIQQQRSTLPRPGDLLVETFPREGRHYMVAYSFEGWNAHQSLGMLITRRMEAQGLNPIGFVANDYALACYGMDPVLDPASLFSADILEHEFVEWVQGSALLKRAFREVAVIGGLVERQHPGKRKSGKQVTFSTDLIYDVLRRYEPDHLLLQAAWNDARARMTDVGRLADLLDRAAATMVHRPLDRVSPLAVPVLVLIGREQVAQGSAEDALLAEAELLAAEAMADA
- a CDS encoding ligase-associated DNA damage response exonuclease, whose product is MTLGTWIEPRPEGIYVPAADLWIDPSAPKARALVTHGHADHARGGHSEVWATPETIAIMEARYGPQNGRPVAYGETVAFGSVDATFVPAGHVLGSAQVVLDHDGERVVASGDYKRRPDPTCARFEPVKCDVFITEATFGLPVFRHPDTHDEIDKLLSALHANPDRCVLVGAYALGKAQRVIRELRDLGHADPIYIHGALQRLCDLYVEHGVDLGELRPATESDRSAMKGHIVLCPPGALNDRWSRRLPDPVTAMASGWMRVRQRARQRNVELPIILSDHADWDELTGTIRELAPREIWVTHGREDALVHWCATHQIKARALDLVGFEDEDD